In Betaproteobacteria bacterium, a genomic segment contains:
- a CDS encoding cation-translocating P-type ATPase produces the protein MPDTRFTNVLKCAQCGKPAPAPFVKADEDGTALVFCCAGCAGIDDGLARATTPAPAPAAPTEMETVFDVEGVSCAACITRVESALARLPGVAESSLNLATRRVRIRHSPSATREQLAAVIARAGYRARVPGRDPKSMRRAEERRALWRLSVAGFAMMQIMMLAFPAYLDIDGSLAWDLEKLLNIASLVITVPVLLFSSGPVFRAAWHGIAARQPGMDVPVALGIVVSFLASLYGTWAGGEVYYDSITMFVFFILCGRYFEARALAGTVDAADSLAQLLPRRAWKLIGDERVETDPSLLNPGELVSIPAGEAAPADACVVSGATEFDEALLTGETYPVPKAPGDKVLAGSINLASPVTARVERAPGEAMLDVIRRQMERAASQKPRWALVADRVASYFVIVVVVLAALGALVWWWIDPSRALWVAVSTLVVTCPCALSLATPVALTACVNALSRHGVMVTSGRAIEALASATHLVFDKTGTLTTGRMHLRAVEVLGDLDRTACLVLASALESALSHPIAHALVKARPAGSTMPEMTAIRAVAGAGVEAMAGDRLIRVGSPAFCAGIAGSPFPCPTDSSEPVAAMASQGRWLAAFHFEDALRPESRELVSRARAAGCEVVLLSGDRVPVVDRVADELGITLRIAEASPEEKARRVETMAAEGAVVAMIGDGINDAPVLARAQVSIALASGAALAQSQADFVVANPSLLAIGEAIELSRRTRRIIRQNIAWAIAYNAVTLPLALGGFLTPWLASLGMSLSSLLVVANALRLLRGVGAYGGKRSGDRTAGTPANA, from the coding sequence GTGCCCGATACCCGCTTCACCAACGTCCTGAAGTGCGCCCAGTGCGGCAAGCCGGCCCCGGCACCGTTCGTGAAGGCCGATGAGGACGGCACGGCGCTCGTGTTCTGCTGCGCCGGCTGCGCGGGTATCGATGATGGCCTCGCCCGTGCCACTACCCCGGCGCCGGCGCCCGCCGCGCCCACGGAAATGGAAACGGTCTTCGACGTCGAAGGCGTGAGCTGCGCGGCCTGCATCACCCGGGTCGAATCGGCCCTGGCACGACTGCCGGGGGTGGCCGAATCGAGTCTCAACCTGGCGACACGGCGCGTACGCATCCGGCATTCGCCGTCCGCCACTCGCGAGCAGCTGGCCGCCGTGATCGCCCGCGCAGGCTATCGCGCCCGCGTGCCGGGACGCGACCCGAAGAGCATGCGCCGCGCGGAGGAGCGCAGGGCCCTTTGGCGATTGTCGGTGGCCGGCTTCGCGATGATGCAGATCATGATGCTGGCCTTCCCGGCCTACCTGGATATCGACGGCTCCCTGGCATGGGACCTCGAGAAACTCCTCAACATCGCGAGCCTGGTGATCACCGTGCCGGTGCTGCTGTTCTCCTCGGGGCCCGTCTTCCGGGCCGCGTGGCACGGCATCGCGGCGCGCCAGCCCGGGATGGACGTGCCCGTGGCGCTGGGCATCGTGGTGAGCTTCCTGGCGAGCCTCTACGGCACCTGGGCCGGCGGCGAGGTGTACTACGACTCGATCACGATGTTCGTGTTCTTCATCCTGTGCGGCCGCTACTTCGAGGCCCGGGCGCTCGCGGGCACCGTCGATGCCGCGGATTCACTCGCGCAGCTCCTGCCGCGGCGGGCATGGAAGCTCATCGGCGACGAGCGCGTCGAGACTGATCCCTCCCTGCTGAACCCGGGCGAACTGGTTTCGATCCCGGCGGGCGAAGCTGCGCCCGCCGACGCCTGCGTTGTTTCCGGTGCGACGGAGTTCGACGAGGCGCTCCTCACCGGCGAAACCTACCCGGTCCCGAAGGCTCCCGGCGACAAGGTGCTCGCCGGCAGCATCAACCTCGCGTCCCCGGTCACGGCACGCGTGGAAAGGGCGCCGGGGGAAGCCATGCTCGACGTGATCCGCCGGCAGATGGAAAGGGCCGCCTCGCAAAAACCCCGCTGGGCCCTCGTGGCCGATCGTGTCGCGAGCTACTTCGTGATCGTCGTCGTGGTCCTCGCGGCGCTGGGCGCCCTGGTGTGGTGGTGGATCGATCCTTCCAGAGCCCTGTGGGTGGCCGTATCGACGCTGGTCGTCACCTGCCCCTGCGCGCTTTCGCTCGCGACCCCGGTGGCCCTCACCGCCTGCGTGAATGCCCTGTCGCGCCATGGCGTGATGGTGACGAGCGGCCGGGCCATCGAGGCGCTCGCATCCGCCACCCACCTCGTCTTCGACAAGACGGGAACGCTCACCACGGGACGCATGCACCTGCGCGCCGTCGAGGTGCTGGGCGACCTGGACCGGACAGCTTGCCTGGTCCTGGCCTCTGCGCTCGAATCCGCCCTGTCCCATCCGATCGCCCATGCCCTGGTGAAGGCCCGCCCCGCCGGAAGCACCATGCCCGAAATGACGGCGATCCGGGCGGTGGCCGGCGCCGGCGTCGAGGCGATGGCGGGAGACCGGCTCATCCGGGTCGGATCGCCCGCGTTTTGCGCCGGAATCGCAGGCTCGCCCTTTCCGTGCCCCACGGACTCCTCGGAGCCGGTCGCGGCGATGGCCTCGCAAGGTCGCTGGCTCGCCGCCTTCCATTTCGAAGATGCGCTCAGGCCCGAATCGCGCGAACTCGTCTCCCGGGCCCGCGCAGCAGGGTGCGAGGTGGTCCTGCTGTCGGGCGACCGGGTACCCGTGGTCGATCGGGTCGCCGACGAACTCGGGATCACGCTGCGTATCGCGGAGGCAAGCCCCGAGGAAAAGGCGCGCCGCGTCGAGACCATGGCCGCCGAGGGTGCCGTCGTCGCCATGATCGGGGACGGCATTAACGACGCCCCGGTCCTCGCCCGGGCACAGGTCTCGATTGCGCTGGCGAGCGGGGCGGCGCTTGCGCAGTCGCAGGCGGATTTCGTGGTGGCCAACCCCTCGCTCCTCGCCATCGGCGAGGCCATCGAGCTCTCGCGGCGCACGCGCCGAATCATTCGTCAGAACATCGCCTGGGCGATCGCCTACAACGCTGTCACCCTGCCCCTGGCGCTGGGCGGATTCCTCACTCCCTGGCTGGCGAGCCTCGGCATGTCCCTCTCATCGCTGCTCGTGGTGGCCAATGCCCTTCGGCTGCTGCGTGGGGTCGGGGCATACGGCGGGAAGCGATCCGGCGACCGGACTGCCGGAACCCCGGCCAATGCGTAA
- the ccoS gene encoding cbb3-type cytochrome oxidase assembly protein CcoS, whose translation MDILYLLIPVSVVIVFVIGAVFWWAIASGQFDELDREAGSVVDDEESRL comes from the coding sequence ATGGACATCCTCTACCTCCTGATTCCGGTCAGCGTCGTGATCGTCTTCGTGATCGGCGCCGTGTTCTGGTGGGCCATCGCGAGCGGCCAGTTCGACGAGCTGGATCGCGAGGCCGGATCCGTCGTGGACGACGAGGAATCGCGGCTATAG
- the ccoN gene encoding cytochrome-c oxidase, cbb3-type subunit I, whose product MNEAQYNYKVVRQFAVMTVVWGIVGMLVGVIIAAQLAWPALNFDIPWFSYGRLRPLHTNAVIFAFGGSALFATSYYVVQRTSHARLFGGSLAAFTFWGWQVVILLAAITLPLGYNTSKEYAELEWPIDILIAVVWVSYAIVFFGTIAKRKVKHIYVANWFFGAYILTIALLHIINSAEVPAGLLKSYSAYAGVQDAMVQWWYGHNAVGFFLTAGFLGMMYYFIPKQAGRPVYSYRLSIVHFWALIFTYMWAGPHHLHYTALPDWAQSIGMVFSLILLAPSWGGMINGIMTLSGAWHKLRTDPILKFLIVSLSFYGMSTFEGPMMSIKTVNALSHYTDWTIGHVHSGALGWVAMITIGSLYYLIPRLFGRTEMHSVKAITLHFWITTIGIVLYIASMWIAGVMQGLMWRAVNEDGTLTYTFVESVKATYPYYVIRLTGGLLVFSGMLVMAWNTVKTITAGKAVEGDIPPVAAGSGLDAPAHA is encoded by the coding sequence ATGAACGAAGCACAATATAACTACAAGGTCGTCCGCCAGTTCGCGGTGATGACCGTGGTCTGGGGGATCGTCGGCATGCTGGTCGGCGTGATCATCGCCGCGCAACTCGCGTGGCCGGCGCTCAACTTCGATATCCCGTGGTTCTCCTATGGGCGCCTGCGCCCGCTGCACACGAACGCGGTCATCTTCGCCTTCGGCGGCTCGGCGCTCTTCGCGACCTCCTACTATGTGGTGCAGCGCACCAGCCACGCGCGCCTGTTTGGCGGCTCGCTCGCCGCGTTCACCTTCTGGGGCTGGCAGGTCGTCATCCTCCTCGCCGCCATCACCCTTCCGCTCGGCTACAACACCAGCAAGGAGTACGCGGAGCTCGAGTGGCCCATCGACATCCTCATTGCTGTGGTGTGGGTGTCCTACGCGATCGTGTTCTTCGGCACCATTGCCAAGCGCAAGGTGAAGCACATCTACGTCGCCAACTGGTTCTTCGGCGCCTACATTCTCACGATCGCTCTATTGCACATCATCAACAGCGCCGAGGTGCCGGCGGGGCTGCTGAAATCCTACTCCGCCTACGCCGGCGTCCAGGATGCGATGGTGCAGTGGTGGTACGGTCACAACGCGGTCGGATTCTTCCTCACCGCCGGCTTCCTGGGGATGATGTACTACTTCATCCCGAAGCAGGCGGGCCGGCCCGTCTACTCCTATCGCCTGTCGATCGTGCACTTCTGGGCCCTCATCTTCACCTACATGTGGGCGGGCCCCCACCACCTGCACTACACGGCACTGCCGGACTGGGCGCAGTCGATCGGGATGGTCTTTTCCCTCATCCTGCTGGCGCCCTCCTGGGGCGGCATGATCAACGGGATCATGACGCTCTCCGGCGCATGGCACAAACTGCGCACCGACCCGATCCTCAAGTTCCTCATCGTCTCGCTCTCGTTCTACGGCATGTCGACCTTCGAGGGCCCGATGATGTCGATCAAGACCGTGAATGCGCTCTCGCATTACACGGATTGGACGATCGGCCATGTGCACTCCGGCGCGCTCGGCTGGGTCGCGATGATCACCATCGGCAGTCTCTACTACCTCATTCCGCGGCTGTTCGGCCGCACCGAGATGCACTCGGTGAAGGCGATCACGCTGCACTTCTGGATCACGACGATCGGCATCGTGCTCTACATCGCCTCGATGTGGATCGCGGGCGTGATGCAGGGCCTCATGTGGAGAGCGGTGAACGAGGATGGCACGCTCACCTACACATTCGTGGAGAGCGTGAAGGCGACCTACCCCTACTACGTGATCCGGCTCACCGGCGGCCTGCTGGTGTTCAGCGGCATGCTGGTGATGGCGTGGAACACGGTCAAGACGATCACCGCGGGCAAGGCCGTCGAAGGCGACATCCCGCCCGTGGCCGCCGGCTCGGGTCTCGACGCGCCCGCGCACGCCTGA
- the ccoO gene encoding cytochrome-c oxidase, cbb3-type subunit II: MKITHDIIEQKTGLLALLVVLVVSVGGLVEIVPLYFQRSTTEPVSGLKPYNALRLAGRDIYQREGCYNCHSQMIRPFRAEVERYGHYSVAGEFVYDHPFQWGSKRTGPDLARVGGRYSDDWHRTHLRNPRDVVPESNMPGYPWLSKTPVAGEDLPAHMKALRIVGVPYTDAEIASSTKEVAGNTEEDALIAYLQDLGTVIKSRR; this comes from the coding sequence ATGAAAATCACCCATGACATCATTGAACAGAAAACCGGCCTCCTCGCCCTCCTCGTCGTGCTCGTCGTGAGCGTCGGCGGACTGGTCGAAATCGTTCCGCTCTATTTCCAACGCTCGACGACGGAGCCGGTCTCGGGCCTGAAACCCTACAACGCGCTGCGCCTGGCGGGGCGCGACATCTACCAGCGCGAAGGCTGCTACAACTGCCATTCGCAGATGATCAGGCCGTTCCGCGCCGAGGTCGAACGCTACGGCCATTATTCGGTGGCCGGCGAGTTCGTCTACGACCATCCATTCCAGTGGGGCAGCAAGCGCACGGGGCCCGATCTCGCGCGCGTCGGGGGCCGTTACAGCGACGACTGGCACCGCACCCACTTGCGCAATCCGCGCGACGTGGTGCCGGAGTCGAACATGCCCGGCTACCCGTGGCTTTCGAAGACACCGGTGGCGGGCGAGGATCTGCCCGCGCACATGAAGGCGCTGCGCATCGTCGGCGTACCCTACACCGACGCCGAAATCGCCTCGTCGACGAAGGAAGTGGCCGGAAATACCGAGGAGGACGCGCTGATCGCCTACCTCCAGGATCTCGGAACCGTCATCAAGTCGCGGAGATAG
- a CDS encoding cbb3-type cytochrome c oxidase subunit 3 has translation MDINAIRAGITVAALITFLGIIAWAWSSRRRADFEAAARLPLEEDDIVPSGERRK, from the coding sequence ATGGACATCAATGCCATTCGCGCCGGAATCACCGTCGCAGCCCTGATCACCTTTCTCGGGATCATCGCGTGGGCCTGGTCCTCGCGCCGCCGCGCCGACTTCGAGGCGGCTGCCCGCCTGCCTCTCGAGGAGGATGACATCGTGCCTTCCGGGGAGAGGCGCAAATGA
- the ccoP gene encoding cytochrome-c oxidase, cbb3-type subunit III: MSDFVDGFWSLYVAGITLVSILACALLLTMQHKKRPAGESVGTTGHQWDEDLAEYNNPLPKWWMWLFWITIIFGLVYLALYPGMGTFKGVLGWSSTGQYKAEQASAEATYGPVFQKYAAMEIEAIARDPHARLMGERMFLTYCSQCHGSDARGGGHFPNLADNDWLWGGEPQAILTTIMEGRTGMMPPMGAAVGGPDGVKEVANYVLSLSGAAHDAKLAEAGKGKFLACAACHGPEAKGNPALGAPNLTDKIWLHGGTLAAISEQIEKGRTNVMPAHKDFLGPERSRILAAYVWGLSNGSAAAK; this comes from the coding sequence ATGAGCGACTTCGTCGACGGCTTCTGGAGCCTTTACGTTGCCGGCATCACGCTGGTGTCCATCCTGGCCTGCGCGTTGCTGCTCACGATGCAGCACAAGAAGCGCCCCGCTGGCGAGTCCGTAGGCACCACCGGCCACCAGTGGGACGAGGACCTCGCGGAGTACAACAACCCCCTGCCCAAGTGGTGGATGTGGCTTTTCTGGATCACGATCATCTTCGGCCTGGTGTACCTCGCCCTCTATCCGGGCATGGGCACTTTCAAGGGAGTGCTCGGGTGGTCGTCGACAGGCCAGTACAAGGCGGAGCAGGCTAGTGCCGAGGCTACGTACGGCCCGGTGTTCCAGAAGTACGCGGCGATGGAGATCGAGGCGATCGCCAGGGACCCGCATGCAAGGCTCATGGGCGAGCGCATGTTCCTCACCTATTGTTCGCAGTGCCACGGGTCGGACGCACGCGGCGGGGGGCACTTTCCCAACCTCGCCGACAACGACTGGCTGTGGGGCGGCGAGCCACAGGCGATCCTCACGACGATCATGGAGGGGCGCACCGGCATGATGCCGCCCATGGGCGCCGCGGTGGGTGGGCCGGATGGCGTCAAGGAAGTCGCCAATTACGTCCTCTCCCTTTCGGGAGCCGCGCACGACGCCAAGCTCGCCGAAGCCGGCAAGGGGAAGTTCCTGGCCTGCGCCGCCTGTCACGGACCGGAAGCCAAGGGCAACCCCGCCCTCGGCGCGCCCAACCTCACGGACAAGATCTGGCTGCACGGAGGAACCCTGGCCGCGATCTCCGAGCAGATCGAGAAGGGCCGCACGAATGTCATGCCGGCCCACAAGGACTTCCTGGGCCCCGAGCGGTCGCGAATCCTGGCCGCCTATGTGTGGGGCCTGTCCAATGGGTCTGCCGCCGCGAAGTGA
- the ccoG gene encoding cytochrome c oxidase accessory protein CcoG, translating into MPLKDVTPRAGAQDESEGALFEVRKKIYPRAVTGWFASLRWAAVWLTQVIFYGLPWIAWNDRQAVLFDLASRKFYIFGFVFWPQDFIYLTLLLVAAAISLFLFTSVAGRLWCGFACPQTVYTEIFLWIERLFEGDRNARTKLDNGPLTPRKVGIKAAKHGTWAALSLWTGFTFVGYFTPIKELGGEVFSLAFGPWETFWVFFYGFATYGNAGWMREQVCMYMCPYARFQGAMFDRDTLIIAYDPGRGEPRGSRSRKADPKGLGLGDCVDCGICVQVCPTGIDIRNGLQYECIGCAACIDGCDQVMEKMGYPKGLIRYSTEHALQQQSGLAGILKRIVRPRTLVYTATLATVIVAAVAALLMRVPLKVDVIRDRGAIVREVEDGELENVYRLQVTNATESTLRYRIAVDGLPGVRIASDSVIEMAAASTRAFPVRIRVPGAQAPGGSQKIHISVTAEDGSGIHVREKAVFLSPRKDGH; encoded by the coding sequence ATCCCCCTGAAGGACGTCACGCCGCGAGCAGGGGCGCAGGACGAGTCCGAAGGCGCACTGTTCGAGGTGCGCAAGAAGATCTACCCGCGGGCCGTGACGGGGTGGTTCGCGAGCCTGCGCTGGGCGGCCGTCTGGCTCACGCAGGTGATCTTCTACGGGCTGCCCTGGATTGCCTGGAACGACCGCCAGGCGGTCCTGTTCGACCTTGCCTCGCGCAAGTTCTACATCTTCGGCTTCGTCTTCTGGCCGCAGGACTTCATCTACCTCACGCTGCTCCTCGTCGCAGCCGCCATATCCCTCTTCCTGTTCACCTCGGTGGCGGGCAGGCTCTGGTGCGGGTTCGCGTGCCCGCAGACCGTCTACACCGAGATATTCCTCTGGATCGAGCGCCTTTTCGAAGGCGACCGGAACGCGCGGACGAAGCTGGACAACGGCCCGCTCACCCCGCGCAAGGTCGGCATCAAGGCCGCGAAGCATGGCACCTGGGCTGCGCTCTCCCTCTGGACCGGGTTCACCTTCGTGGGCTACTTCACGCCCATCAAGGAACTGGGCGGGGAGGTCTTCTCCCTGGCATTCGGCCCGTGGGAGACCTTCTGGGTCTTCTTCTACGGGTTCGCGACCTACGGCAACGCCGGCTGGATGCGCGAGCAGGTGTGCATGTACATGTGCCCCTATGCGCGCTTCCAGGGCGCGATGTTCGACCGGGACACGCTCATCATCGCCTACGATCCCGGGCGGGGAGAGCCGCGCGGATCGAGGAGCAGGAAAGCCGACCCGAAGGGCCTCGGGCTCGGTGACTGCGTCGACTGCGGAATCTGCGTCCAGGTCTGCCCGACCGGCATCGATATCCGCAATGGCCTGCAGTACGAGTGCATCGGATGCGCGGCCTGCATCGATGGATGCGACCAGGTGATGGAGAAGATGGGCTACCCGAAGGGGCTCATCCGCTATTCGACCGAGCACGCGCTGCAGCAGCAGAGCGGGTTGGCTGGCATCCTGAAGCGCATCGTCCGGCCACGCACGCTCGTGTATACGGCCACCCTGGCGACCGTGATCGTGGCGGCCGTCGCCGCGCTCCTCATGCGCGTACCGCTCAAGGTGGACGTGATCCGCGACCGGGGCGCCATTGTGCGCGAGGTCGAGGATGGTGAACTCGAGAACGTGTACCGGCTGCAGGTGACGAACGCCACCGAGTCGACCCTGCGCTACCGGATCGCCGTGGATGGGCTGCCCGGCGTGCGCATCGCCTCGGATTCCGTGATCGAAATGGCCGCCGCTTCCACCCGCGCATTCCCGGTGCGCATTCGCGTTCCCGGCGCGCAGGCTCCGGGGGGCTCGCAGAAGATCCACATCAGCGTCACCGCCGAAGACGGCAGTGGCATCCACGTGCGGGAGAAGGCCGTATTCCTCTCCCCCAGGAAGGACGGACATTGA
- a CDS encoding FixH family protein — protein MNAVTTPLDQHPPRKPWYREPWPWLLMSGPALVVVAGVTTAVVAFRGADGLVADDYYKQGLTINRQIARDEAASSLGITGELRMLPGAVRVTLRSSAALPDRITIKFVHPARASEDRVVHLARTAEDLWEAPLPDLPAGRWRAIVETVQWRVAAQIDTRTAQAAELSPGVR, from the coding sequence TTGAACGCCGTGACCACTCCCCTCGATCAGCATCCCCCGCGCAAGCCCTGGTACCGCGAACCCTGGCCCTGGCTCCTCATGTCCGGGCCGGCCCTTGTCGTGGTCGCCGGGGTGACGACGGCCGTCGTCGCGTTCCGGGGCGCCGACGGACTCGTCGCCGACGACTATTACAAGCAGGGGCTCACCATCAACCGCCAGATCGCCCGCGACGAGGCGGCGAGCAGCCTCGGCATCACCGGCGAGCTCCGGATGCTGCCCGGAGCCGTCCGGGTAACGCTGCGTTCCTCCGCCGCGCTCCCGGACCGGATAACCATCAAATTCGTGCATCCCGCGCGAGCTTCGGAGGACCGGGTCGTGCACCTGGCGCGCACGGCCGAGGACCTCTGGGAGGCGCCGCTCCCCGACCTGCCCGCCGGCCGATGGCGCGCCATCGTCGAGACGGTGCAATGGCGAGTCGCGGCGCAGATCGACACCAGGACCGCGCAAGCGGCCGAACTTTCGCCGGGCGTCCGCTGA
- a CDS encoding bifunctional acetate--CoA ligase family protein/GNAT family N-acetyltransferase gives MSIKLRNRLAANRFRIPDAGAVPSAAGISKLIHPLHPLLSPASVALVGASARPGSLGQVVLANLRQGGFRGPIHLVNPRHTQLDGVACHPTLEALPEAVDLAIVTAPAVAIPEIIAQAGRAGIPAAIVLSAGFGETGEAGKALEAQVLAVAQAADVRILGPNCVGMLRPSIGLNASFARTACEPGSIALVSQSGAICTALVDWAASTKVGLSSVVSLGAAVDVDFGDVLDYLLFDPKTESVLLYVEGVHNGRTFISSLRAIARAKPVIVLKVGRYASGSQAARSHTGALVGNDAVFDAVLTRCGVVRVHSAQDLFAAARALSSRRKPYGDRLAVVTNGGGPGVLAADACSSENVQLAKLAPDTLEKLNAILPKHWSHGNPVDVIGDANGERFGGAAKIVAEDPNVDAVLTVFCPTGIASAESVADGLLPVAKECSKPFLTAWLGESGVVATRHRVEEAGVPAYRAGEVAVQAFAALATHVKNQKLLLESPPPRSTQIEHDIPRAEEIFRVAVDEGRTLLNEVEAKSLLAAFGVPVPPFAVAATREEALQAAGTIGYPVVMKILSPDISHKSDVNGVRLDIRDANDVGQQFDDIIATVKRMRPEAKIAGVLVQAMVVRRDGRELMIGVMTDPAFGPAISFGSGGVAVELLRDNAVGLPPLNLRLAGDLVDRTRAARLLGAYRNVPAANRAALLDVLLRVSDLVCALPWVAEMDINPLLLDPSGAIALDARVVIDPERRHLDSRYSHLAIHPYPEALEAVERLRDGTEVTIRPIRPEDAEMETAFITELSDESRYLRFLSLVRHVTPEMVARFTQIDYDREMALIAVRHEGDRESIIGVARYVRDPNPASAEFAIVIADRVQRKGLASKLMGRLMTHARFAGIERLRGLVLASNGSMLDLMDRLGFEAFQIPDDPSLVDVIKVL, from the coding sequence ATGAGCATCAAGTTGAGGAATCGCCTGGCCGCCAATCGCTTCCGGATTCCTGATGCGGGGGCCGTGCCCTCGGCGGCCGGCATCTCGAAGCTGATCCACCCGCTCCATCCCCTGCTGTCGCCCGCGTCGGTCGCTCTTGTCGGCGCGAGCGCGCGCCCGGGCTCCCTCGGACAGGTGGTTCTCGCCAACCTTCGCCAGGGAGGATTTCGCGGGCCGATCCATCTCGTGAACCCGCGGCACACGCAGCTCGACGGCGTTGCCTGCCATCCGACCCTCGAGGCCCTGCCTGAGGCGGTGGATCTCGCGATCGTGACGGCGCCGGCCGTGGCCATTCCGGAGATCATCGCGCAGGCCGGCCGCGCCGGTATTCCGGCCGCTATCGTGTTGTCCGCCGGCTTCGGCGAGACGGGCGAGGCCGGAAAGGCACTGGAAGCGCAGGTCCTTGCGGTGGCGCAGGCAGCGGACGTGCGCATCCTCGGCCCCAACTGCGTCGGAATGCTCCGGCCTTCCATCGGATTGAACGCCTCGTTCGCGCGCACCGCATGCGAACCGGGCAGCATTGCGCTCGTCTCGCAGTCCGGCGCGATCTGTACCGCACTCGTGGACTGGGCGGCGAGCACCAAGGTCGGGCTCTCGAGCGTCGTTTCGCTCGGCGCCGCCGTTGACGTGGACTTCGGGGACGTGCTCGATTACCTGCTTTTCGATCCCAAGACGGAAAGCGTCCTGCTCTACGTGGAGGGTGTCCACAACGGGCGCACCTTCATCAGCAGCCTTCGCGCCATCGCCCGCGCGAAACCGGTGATCGTGCTCAAGGTGGGACGCTATGCCTCCGGCTCCCAGGCGGCACGTTCGCACACCGGGGCGCTGGTCGGCAACGACGCGGTCTTCGACGCGGTGCTCACGCGTTGCGGCGTGGTCCGCGTCCACAGCGCCCAGGACCTCTTCGCGGCTGCACGCGCGCTGTCATCGCGACGCAAGCCCTACGGCGACCGGCTCGCCGTGGTCACCAACGGCGGCGGCCCGGGCGTGCTTGCCGCGGACGCATGCAGTTCCGAAAACGTCCAGCTCGCGAAGCTCGCGCCGGACACGCTCGAGAAGTTGAACGCGATACTGCCGAAGCACTGGTCGCACGGCAATCCCGTGGACGTGATCGGGGATGCGAACGGCGAGCGGTTCGGAGGCGCGGCGAAGATCGTGGCCGAGGATCCGAACGTGGACGCGGTGCTCACCGTGTTCTGTCCGACCGGCATCGCCAGCGCCGAATCCGTCGCCGACGGGCTCCTGCCCGTGGCGAAGGAATGCTCGAAGCCTTTCCTCACGGCGTGGCTGGGAGAGAGCGGCGTGGTGGCCACCCGGCATCGGGTCGAAGAGGCCGGCGTGCCTGCCTATCGGGCCGGAGAAGTCGCGGTGCAGGCCTTCGCGGCGCTCGCCACGCACGTGAAGAACCAGAAGCTGCTTCTCGAGTCGCCGCCGCCGCGATCGACGCAGATCGAGCACGACATTCCGCGGGCCGAGGAGATCTTCCGGGTCGCCGTGGACGAGGGCCGCACGCTCCTGAACGAGGTGGAGGCGAAGAGCCTGCTCGCCGCCTTCGGCGTCCCCGTGCCGCCCTTTGCGGTCGCCGCGACGCGCGAGGAAGCCTTGCAGGCCGCCGGCACGATCGGCTACCCGGTGGTGATGAAGATCCTTTCGCCCGACATCTCGCACAAATCCGACGTGAACGGCGTGCGCCTCGACATACGCGACGCCAACGACGTGGGGCAGCAGTTCGACGACATCATCGCGACCGTGAAGCGCATGCGTCCCGAGGCGAAGATTGCCGGCGTGCTGGTGCAGGCCATGGTCGTCCGGCGCGATGGGCGCGAGCTCATGATCGGGGTCATGACCGACCCGGCCTTCGGCCCCGCCATCAGCTTCGGTTCGGGCGGCGTGGCGGTCGAACTGCTGCGCGACAACGCCGTCGGGCTTCCCCCGCTCAACTTGAGACTCGCGGGCGATCTAGTCGACCGGACGCGCGCCGCGCGGCTGCTGGGAGCCTACCGAAACGTCCCGGCTGCGAACCGCGCGGCCCTGCTGGACGTGCTGCTGCGCGTTTCGGATCTCGTCTGCGCGCTGCCGTGGGTCGCGGAGATGGACATCAACCCGCTGCTCCTCGACCCGAGCGGGGCGATTGCGCTCGACGCCCGCGTCGTCATCGATCCGGAGCGCCGGCACCTCGACAGCCGCTATTCGCACCTGGCGATCCATCCCTATCCGGAGGCGCTGGAAGCGGTGGAGCGCCTTCGCGACGGGACGGAAGTGACGATCAGGCCGATCCGCCCCGAGGATGCGGAAATGGAGACCGCGTTCATCACCGAGTTGTCCGACGAGTCGCGCTACCTGCGCTTCCTCTCGCTGGTGCGCCACGTGACGCCCGAGATGGTGGCGCGCTTCACGCAGATCGACTACGACCGCGAGATGGCCCTGATCGCGGTTCGCCACGAGGGCGATCGCGAGTCGATCATCGGGGTGGCGCGTTACGTGCGCGACCCGAATCCGGCCAGCGCCGAGTTCGCCATCGTCATCGCCGACCGCGTCCAGAGGAAGGGGCTCGCCTCGAAACTCATGGGGCGGCTCATGACGCACGCGCGCTTCGCCGGCATCGAGCGGCTGCGCGGACTGGTGCTCGCCTCGAACGGTTCGATGCTCGACCTGATGGATCGACTGGGATTCGAGGCTTTCCAGATCCCCGACGACCCGAGCCTCGTTGACGTCATCAAGGTCCTGTAG